A segment of the Triticum urartu cultivar G1812 chromosome 1, Tu2.1, whole genome shotgun sequence genome:
AATTTGTTGGCATGCAAAGTTGAGGGTGCGAATTTTGATTTTGAAGTTGAGGGACCAAATTAACATGCGCTAGTTGATGAGTTGAGGGACGAAATATGAAATTATTTCTTATACATAATAAAGGATTACATTCTTGGCCAGTCTAGGATAACCGAGATATCCGTGAGTGAATCGAGATCCCAAACTGCACATACTCTTGTCTTTGTAGATGGCCAATTGACATAAATCATGTGCCACCTCATTCAACTATCTCCGAGCATCTTGTGCCTTGAACTTCTTGCGTTGGGCAGATCACTGCCATAATTCAGCCCATCTTGATCTTCAAAATCTACTATTTGTGCCAGTGCCATAACTCAGTAGGAAAATGAACCTGCAACATGTTCTAGACAAAATATCTCCTTTCTAGAGAAAACTTTTCAATGTTTCCAAAGAATAATAATGTCAACATTGTTGATTAAATTTCCCCAAAAAAACATTGTTGATTAAAAATCATTCTACCAGCGCCAATAAATATTTTATCCGTCTAGTTCGAGAAAATTGCTCATGTATCCAAGTTAAAGGTACGCACATCTCGTTTTGTACTCTCAAAACAAGTGCAGAATCGCTAGCTCCCCAAATTTTACAAACTAGCAGAAATTTGCTTCAcctaaaaaaaggcaaaaaaattgcttcaCCTAAAAAAAATTGCTTAGAAAATGTTCTGGAAAGTAGAACTGTCGAAAAATGATAAACAAGTAGAAAGTCAACCTATGAGCCCTGATCTGGTGTGTGTTGCCGGTTCTATGCCCGCAGACACGCTAGCTACTATGGCGCCAACTGGCATAGGGTACCGTGTTCATTTGTCCATATTTTGTCAAACTTGCATATGTACTGCATTTGTTTTGTATGCCTTGTAATGCCAATACCGTAACATGCGATACATAATACGTATATACAAGAATACATACGCTACTAGCTAAAACTGCGCTTTACACCGGCGCTTACGCACCGCGAAAAGGACGCCTTCAAAATACGGCCGGGATGCTCCTCGGTGCCATCGCCTCCTTGACCGTGGATACGGAGAGAGACTCTCGCTGTCCGAGCGACAGGTGCGCTCACGCAGCGCAAGCACAAGGCTGCAAGCAACAGCGTCCAACGAGAGCTACGCCCCTCATTTATCTACCCGCGTTCGTACACCATCGCGATCCCAACCACCGTCTCCCATGATTTGTTTACGCGAATCTCTACATGCGCGAAAGATCAATCATACCGGTCTCTGTCGAAACTGCCGGCCCCGGCCACCTCCGGTTGCGGGCCGGCCATGGACAGCAGCCGCCACGACCACGCGCTCCCTTCCTTGTTCGCGGGTCAAACGGCGTGCGTATATAAGATCCCGTCCATGGCCGCGCTCGATTGGAGGTTGCACCGTTCGTTTGTTTGTTATAGAACTCATAGCTACAGATAGCTCCTTGCACGGCGGCGAGAAGATTAGGTAGCTAGCTAGCACCGGGTCGGCGGCGATCTAGAGGATGAGGATTTCGAGGCCGTACTCGGGGGTGTCCAGAAGCGGGGCGACGGCGAGGACGGGGCCGCACGCGCTGCCGCTGGCGCGGATCAAGAAGATCATGAAGCGGTCGGCGGGGGACGGCAGCGGGGGCGACGGCGCCGGGGCCAGGATGATCTCGGGCGAGGCGCCCGTGGTGTTCTCCAGGGCGTGCGAGCTGTTCGTCGCCGAGCTGACGCAGGCCGCCTGGGCCGCCACGCTCGAGGGCCGGCGCCGGACCGTGCACGCCGAGGACGTCGCCGCCGCCGTCAGGGACACCGACCTCTTCGACTTCCTCGTCGACGTCGTCAAGCCCAGGCCAGGTGACGACGGCGTCGGCGACGGAGTCGGCCTCGCGCCGGCCGCCGGTGTCCACGGCGGCGCGCTCGACTAGAAACTTGTCggtgcaatgcatgcatgcatgcatgcgcgCTCGTCGTGGCTTGTGGAATCAAACTGTGCCGCGATTAATTGCACTAATTCCGTTCATGTTGATTTTACCTGCTCTACTGCTGCCAATACAAGCAGAATGACGCAGCGGTGCAACTAGCACGATTTGATTAACTTGTACTACCGCACACTACACTGGAACTGTATTTCTACATTTGTCGTTCCATTTCTACTGTTGTTAAGGAATATTTGAAGATTTTTCATTGCTACGAAATCAATAGAGAATCTGTCTTTTATACAAAAGGTTTTCGTTGATTACAAGCTATTGGAGAGGTTCATGACATTTTTCTATGATGTAACCAAACGACTTTTTGGTGACAATTTGTGTAATGTCCAAACCCTTACAAACGAAAAGGCAAAGCTATTCTGTCCTTGCATCTCTAGGATCTGGCAAGTCAAACAAGCTGCAACATCAACTAAATAAACATGCTGCAATATGACAAAATTACTAGAATGAGTGCACCCATTTTCTAGAATTTAGtaaacatatatttgtaaaattTGAATAATCCCGGAAAAACTCACACACACAAGAAGAAATGGAACAAATACACGACTTTGGGGGCTAAGGTATCACGAAACCACAACTCAAGATTTTAACAAAAACCACAACTCTAAGACTAACCGGTAACAAAAACCCAAAATCTCCGGTTGAACACAACTCTAACGACCAAGCCCCACCAGTCATAGACACAAAGTAGTGAAATGATTTTTAGCCTGAGCTCACATTAGAGTCGGCTTGAGCTAAGTCGACTAGACATGAGCCGAACCGAGCCGAACTCAAAATGGACTTGCATAGATGTTTTATTAATCGGCTGAAGATTTTCCAAATTGATCGTTTAAGATGTTTCGAATTACTGTATTTTTAAAGTTTATTGAAATCTTCAAATTTTTGAAGAAAATTTGGCTAAATCCTACATTTTTGCAAATTTAAACTGGCTGAAAATTCCCCATATTCATCATTCAATATGTTTAGAATTACGAGAATGATTTCAGTTTTTCCCAAAAAAGGAATTTTGGCCACATATATAGAAAAATTATGCAAACTTTGAATTTTTAGCCCATTTTATGATTTTGAGATTTCTTCATGCTTTAATTTTATAAGTTAGCTGACGTTGGCTCTGCTAAAACCGACCTCTTTTTCAATAAAATAATATGAGCCCTTTGCGACTTGAATAAAAATGAGAATCATTTTGATTGAAGATATAACATTCTCCTATAAAATGGATACACGAGTTAACATATGTTTAGTAGAAGTCGGCTACTCCATCCATCTAATAATGTGAAACGTTATTACATCCAATATGTGACCTTGGATGTAATAACATCTTGCATTATGAGGCGGAGGGAGTATTATACTATTATTATccacaataaataaataaactatGATTTTGAAAATATATATTCCTTTAACATTGAATCTTTGATAGAAACGTTTTCACCTTCTTGGAAATTTATAGGGCTTTTTCATGATGTAACCAAACAACCTTTTTTTGTGTAAAAATTTTGATCTATTCATTTTCAATTATGATAGTACAACAAACACTAAAAATAATAAAAACTACGTCCAGATCCATAGACCatctagcgacgactacaagcactgaagccgCTATTATCGCCCCTCCCTTGACGGAGCCGGGCAAAATTTGTTGTAGTATAGTCggaaagtcgtcgtgctaaggtcACATAGGACCAGCGCAATAGAACAGCAATCGCCACCGATGAAGAGTAGCGTAGATCAGAAGAATCCAACCTGAAGACACAAGAACAAAGCTGAACGACGaacagatccgagcaaatccatcAAAGACGGATCTGCCGGAGACACAACCCCACACGTCCACCGACGATGCTAGAAGCACCACCGAAAACGGGGCCTAAACGTGaagaaccttattccatcttcaggaaGCCGCCGCCGTCTCGTCTTACTCAACAGGATACAAACCCTAATAAAACTCGAAGAAATATCTAAAAACGAAGCCCTTTCACCGTCAAGGGCCGAGATTCACTCCGCTcccatggccctaaggccaccGAAGATGAGCGGaccgacggcggcgccggcgggaggCCAAACAACCTTTGATCCATGACATGGCATGACTCCACAATATCAGTCAGTTCAGAATACGCTTGTCAGTTCAGAATACGCTTGTCAAATGTATTCTCATGGTTTTCAGAAAATATGATCATTTGCGAAAACATATAACGTGAGTCATGATATCTTCTTAGAATGGCCCCAAACAATACAGATTTTCGTGGAAATTGAAAATTTAAATGACATCCTCAAATgccatgtcaaattatcaaatcTGCCTAACAAACTACACTCTCACTCTGAGAAAAACTAGTACAGCAAAAATCTTGACGTCGGCGGCGGCAATGAGCCTCCTGGAAGCCCGCCTCTCGTCCGTGGCCAAGAACTGCACCCGCCGGCAGCTCAACCAGATCCATGGCCTCCTCCTCACATCCTCCCTCCACCGCCTCCCGGGCCTGCCCGCCCTCCTCGTCCGCCGCGCCGCCGACGTCGGCGACATGGCCCACGCCGACCTGCTCTTCTCCTCGTTCCTCCGGTCGGGGGCGCCGCCTGACGCCGCCCTCTACAACGCCATGATCCGCGGGCGCTCCTACCACGGCCCCCACGAGCGCGCGCTGGAGCTGTTCGACGAGATGCCGCGCCGGGGCCTGGTGGCTGACGGATTCACCTACCCGTACGTCCTGGACGCGTGCGCGCGGCTccgggcgcggcggcgcggcgagggcgTCCACGGCCGGGTCCTGAAGGAGGGGCTCGACCACGTGCCGGCCGTCGGGAGCTCGCTGCTCGCATTCTACGTCTCCGTCGGCGGCGGCTCGCTGGGCGACGCGCGGAGGCTGTTCGACGGATTGCGCGTCAGGTCCGTGGGCCTGTCGAACCACATGATAGCGGAGCACGCCAAGGCCGGGGACGTCGGCTCCGCGCGAGAGGTCTTCGACGCGATGCCAGACAGGGACGTCGTGTCGTGGAACACAATGCTCGCCGTGCACGTCAGGTCGGGCGACATCGCGGCAGCCAAGGAGCTCTTCGCGGAGATGCCGGAGAGGGACGTGGTGTCTTGGACAACGATGCTGAGGGCGCTGTCCGTCGCCGGCGACTTCGCCGGCATGAGGAGCCTGTTCAGCCGGATGCCGGAGAGGAACCTGGTGTCCTGGAACTGCGTGCTCTCGAGCTACACCAGGCACGGCAGGTTCTCGCAGGCGCTCCGCCTCTTCCCATGGATGCTGCTCGAAGGCCACACGCCCAACAGCTTCACCGTCGTGTCGCTCCTCTCGGCCTGCGAGCACCTCCGGAAGCTCCGGATGGGCCGGTGGGTGCACGCCAACCTGGTGACGCCGGCGCTGCAGGCCCACGCCGCCGTCGGGACGGCGCTGGTGGAGATGTACGCCATGTGCGGCGACGTAGCCCGCGCGCTCGTCGTCTTCTTCAAGATGCGCGGCAAGGACGTGTTCGCCTGGAACGTGATGATCAGGGGCCTGGCGGTGCACGGGCGGGCCGGCGACGCGCTCAGGCTGTTCGACCTCATGAAGCGGCAGGGCTTCCGGCCCGACCGCTTCACCTTCATGGGCGTGCTGCTGGCGTGCAGCCACGGGGGGCTCGTCGGCGAAGGGCGCAGGGCGTTCGACGCGATGCAGAGGGACCACGGCGTCCGCCCCTCGCCGGAGCACTACGGCTGCCTGGTCGACCTGCTCTGCCGTGGCGGCGATGTCGACGGGGCGGTGAGCGTGGTGCGCGCGATGCCTTGCCGGCCGGACCGGGGGGTCTGGAGGGCGCTGCTCGGCGGGTGCGGCGTTCGGGCTGGCCTCGGGTCGGCCGAGGatgcggcgacggcgacgggtgGCTGGTCGGTGGACGGCGAGCGTGCGCCGTTGAGCGATCTCTTCAAGATAAGCAAGTAGATACGCGAACCAGTAATTCAGACGGCGCTCACTGACTTGTCCGAGCTGGGTGAAGCCTCCTCTATATAACTGTGGTCGAATCCCTCG
Coding sequences within it:
- the LOC125526455 gene encoding nuclear transcription factor Y subunit C-3-like → MRISRPYSGVSRSGATARTGPHALPLARIKKIMKRSAGDGSGGDGAGARMISGEAPVVFSRACELFVAELTQAAWAATLEGRRRTVHAEDVAAAVRDTDLFDFLVDVVKPRPGDDGVGDGVGLAPAAGVHGGALD